One genomic segment of Gammaproteobacteria bacterium includes these proteins:
- a CDS encoding YezD family protein, with product MPDANTATCESATDRILRALEGIRYGAVEIIIHAGRIVQIERKEKVRFDPPRDTPSRQ from the coding sequence ATGCCCGACGCGAATACGGCGACTTGTGAGTCCGCGACGGATCGTATTTTGCGGGCGCTCGAAGGCATTCGATATGGCGCGGTAGAAATTATCATACACGCCGGACGCATCGTGCAGATTGAGCGCAAGGAAAAAGTCCGTTTCGATCCGCCACGGGATACGCCCAGTCGCCAATAG